The genomic segment CACCGGCAGATCGACGGCGACCTCGGTCGGGCGTGGGATCGCCTCGGCGGCGGCGCGGATGCGGGGCACGACCTGCTCGGCGGTGTAGCGGATCAGGTGCTCGCCCTGGATCGCCTTCTCGATCGCCCACGACGTGAACGCCGGCGACTTGCGGATCGCCGCGCCGAGCAGCTGCCAGAACTGACGCCGGCGCCCGCCGCGCACGCCGAGCTGCCAGACGGCCCGCGCGGCGATGCGCGCGCCGCCGGCGCGGACCCGCGCGGTCGGGGTCGGCGCCAGCGCCAGGTGGGCCAGGCAGCGCGCCAGGTAGGCGTCGGGCGAGTAGATCTCGGCCAGCAGGTCGGCGTAGCCGGTGAGCAGCGCCCGCTCGTCCATGATCGGCACGAAGTTGGTGTGCGCGTACTGATCGCCGCCGCCCGACGTCCGCAGGCGACCGGCCTGCGCGAGCCGGCGCCACAGCGCGGTGCCCGGCAGCGCGGTCAGCAGGCCGACCATCGCCAGCGGGATCGGCGCCGCGGCGAGGAACCGGCGCTGGGCCGCGAGCGCGCTCAGGTCGTCGCTGTCGAACCCGACGATGAAGCCCGACATGACCTCGAGCCCGCCGCGGGCCAGGATCGCGACCGCCTCGGCCGGCGCCATGCGCAGGTTCTGGGTCTTGCCGACGCCGCGCAGCGCCTCCTCGGACGGCGTCTCGATGCCCAGGAACACCGCGCCGAACCCGGCCCCGACCATGCCGCGCACGAGGTCGGGCTCGCCCGCGAGATCGACGCTGGCCTCGGTGTAGAGCGCCAGCGGCCAGTCGTGCGCGACCTGCCACGCGGTCAGCGCCGGCAGGAGCGTCGCGACCTCGCGCCGGTTGCCGATGAAGTTGTCGTCGACCAGGAACACCGTGCCGCGCCAGCCGAGCTGGTCCAGCGCGTCGAGCTCGGCCAGCACCTGCGCCGGCGCCTTGACCCGCGGCACCCGACCGAAGATCTCGATCACGTCGCAGAACTCGCACCGGAACGGACAGCCGCGCGAGTACTGCACGCTCATCGACGCGTAGGCGGTGAGGTCGAGCAGGTCGTAGCGCGGCAGCCGGGTCTGGGCCAGGGCCGGGCGCGCGCTCGGCGCGGGCACGACGCCGTCCGTGACGCCGGTGATCGCCTGCCACAGCTCGTCGTCGCGGCCCTCGACCTCGCCGCAGAACACCACGTCGGCCGCGGCCAGGTCGTCGGGCGCGGTCGTGGCCGCGGGCCCGCCGACGATCGTGCGACGCCCCAGCCGGCGCGCGCGCGCGATGAGCTCGAGCATCGACGGCAGCTGGATGCGCATGCCGCCGATCAGCACCACGTCGGCCCAGGCCAGCGCGGCGTCGTCGAGCGGCGTCACCGCGAGGTCGATCAGCCGGACCTCGGCCGACGCCGGCAGGTGCGCGGCGACGGTGATCAGGCCCAGCGGCGGCAACGTCGCGCGCTTGGCGATGATCGGCAGCGCGTGCTGGAAGCCCCAGTAGGTGATCGGGAACGCCGGGTGAGCGAGGAGGATGCGCATGCCGCCACGGTGCGCGTCCGCACGTCAGGATGACGTCACGACTCCGGCACGGCCCGACGACAACGACCGCGCGCGGGCCCGCGAGTTGATCGCGATCAAGTCGCGCCCAGGTTGGCTCAGGTCGCCCCGGCGATCAGCGTCGCCAGCCCGCGGCGCAGGTGCACCGGCAGGACCTGGTGGCGATAGTCGGGATCGTAGGGCAGGTTCGGCAGCGGCCGGCACTGGCGCGCGATCAGCTCCGCCAGCACGTCGGCGGTCGCCGGCGCCGACAGCGGCTGGCCACACACCGCGTCGGTCTTGCGCAGCACCCGCGGCGTCGCGGCCAGCGCGCCGACGACCACCCGGGCGCGCGTGATCATCGCGTCGGGCAGGTCGGCGGTGAGGTCGAACGCCAGCGCGATCGAGATGAGCGGGAAGTCGATGCTGCGCCGGACCGTCCACTTGACGTAGGTGGCGCGCCGCGGCCCGGGCGCGATCGGGATCCGGACCTCGGTGGCGAGCTCGCCGGGGGCGCGGGCGGTGTGGGCGGTGCCGTCGGCGCGGTAGTAGTCGACCAGCGCGATCGTGCGCTCCCCGCCGCGGCCGCGCAGCACCAGCTGTGCGTCGAGCGAGATCAGCACCGGCACGCAGTCGCTCGACAGCGCCGCGACGCATTGCTGGCCGCCGGGCACGACGTGACAGCGATCGCCGTGGGACTTGAGGCAGCCGCCGAGCGCGTCGCGCCACAGCGCGGTCTGGTTGACGTAGCGGCAGCGGGTGTCGGCGTGGAGGTTGCCGCCGAGCGTGGCCAGGTTGCGCAGGGTCGGGCCGGCCACGCGCCCGGCGGCCAGCGCCAGGCTCGGCGCCCGCGCGCGCACCAGCGGGTGCGCGGCCAGGTCGGCCAGGATCACGCCGGCGCCGACGCGCAGCTCGCCGTCGACCTCGGCGACGTGGCGCAGCGGCAGCCGACCGAGATCGACCAGCACCGTCGGCGCGGCCAGGCGGTGCTTGAGGTTGGGCAGCAGATCGGTGCCGCCCGCGAGCGCGCGCGCGCCCGGCTCGGCCAGCGCGGCGAGCGCGTCGTCGATCCGCGTCGGGCTGACCACGCGGAGCCGGGGCAGGCGCAGCATCAGCCGACCTCGCGGCGCTTGTGCGGCGCCAGCGCGCCGGCGGCCTCGCGCGCGGCCCGGTCGGTCAGCGCCGCCAGCACCTGCGGCGGCGCGAACGGCGTGCGGGTCAGGCGGACCCCGATCGCGTCGTAGATCGCGCTGGCGATCGCCGGGATGATCGGGTGCAGCGGGCCCTCGCCGGCCTCCTTGGCGCCGTACGGCCCCTGGGCGTCGGGGTGCTCGACGATCAGCGCGTGGATCGCCGGGGTGTCGAGCGCGGTCGGCATGCGGTAGTCGAGCAGGCTCGGCGCGGCGACCACGCCGCCGTGGGCGCCGTCGACGGTGTGGGCCTCCATCAGCGCCTCGGCCAGGCCCATGTAGACCGAGCCCTCGATCTGGCCGGCGACGATGCTCGGCGACAGCGCCTTGCCGCAGTCGTGGGCGGCCCAGACCTCGACGACGCGGACCTCGCCGGTGGCGACGTCGACCTCGACCTCGGCGACGTGGGCGGTGAACGAGTACGCCGGCGACGCGCCGATCGTGCCGCCGCGGTAGTCGCCGTGGCGATCGCGGGGCGTGTCGTAGCTGCCGGCCGCGGTCAGGAGCCCGTGGTCGGCCTCGGCCCACTGGAACGCCTCGGTCAGCGAGCACCGGCGCGCGGGATCGGTCAGATCGATCGCCGCGCGCGCGACCAGCCCGACCTGCCCGGGCGCGAGCTGCCAGCGGCGGGCCACCGCGCCGGCGACCTGGCCGCGCAGCGCGCGTGCGGCCGCGAGGCAGGCGTTGCCGACCATCAGCGTCACCCGCGAGCTGTAGGCGCCGAGATCGACCGGGCACAGATCGCTGTCGGCGGCGACCACGCGGATGTCGGCGAGATCGAGGCCGAGCTCCTCGGCGGCGATCACCGCGACCATCGTCGACGAGCCCTGGCCGATGTCGTTGGCGCCGGTGAAGATCCGGGCCCGGCCCGAGCGATCGAGCGTGATCTGGACGGCGGCCTGGGGCAGCTCGGTCGGGTAGATGCAGTAGTTGGTGCCGCTGATGTAGGTCGAGCCGGCCACGCCGAGGCCGCGCCCGTAGGGCAGCCTTGCGCGCCGCGCGCGCCAGCCCGAGCCGGCCTCGACCCGATCGAGGCACTCGAGGAACCCGCACGAGCCGACCGCGAACTGGTTGATCGTGCGCGCGTCGGCGCCGAGGAAGTTGCGGCGGCGCAGCTCGATCGGATCGACGCCGAGCTCGACCGCGGCCATGTCGAGCTGGCTCTCGAGCGCGAACCGCGGCTGGACGCTGCCGTGGCCGCGCTTGGGGCCGCACGCGGGCTTGTTGGTGTACGCCCGGGTCGAGTCGAAGCGGAACGCCGGCAGCAGGTACGGCGCGCCGAGGAGCTGGCCCGAGTAGTAGGTCGTGACCAGGCCGAAGCTCGAGTAGGCGCCGCCGTCGATCACCGTCCGGGCGTCGACCGCGGTGATGCGGCCGTCGCGGTCGAACCCGGTCTTGTAGTGCATCGCCATCGGGTGGCGCCCGCGGTGCGCGAGGAACACCTCCTCGCGGGTGTACAGGAACTTCACCGGCCGACCGGTCCGGACCGCGAGCAGCGCGGCGCAGAACTCCAGGTCGAACGGCTCGCTCTTGCCGCCGAACGCGCCGCCCACCGGCGGCTGGATCACCCGGAGGCGGTGCGCCGGCCAGCCCAGCACCTTGGCCAGCTCGCGGTGCAGGTAGTGCGAGACCTGGGTCGCCGACCACACCGTCAGGACGCCGTGGCCGTCGACGGTCGCCAGCGCGCAGTGGGGCTCGAGCGCGGCGTGGGTCGAGCCCTCGAAGTGAAACTCGGTGTCGAGCACCAGCGCGCTGCCGGCCAGCGCGCCGTCGACGTCGCCGAACGCGAGGTCGACGTGCTTGGACAGGTTGCCGTGCTTGGCGTACGGGTTGATCGGCTCGTCGGTCGACGCCAGCGCGGCGACCGGATCGAAGATCGCCGGCAGCGGCTGGTAGCTGACGACGATCGCGTCGACGGCGGCGATCGCGGTGTCCTCGTCGACCGCCGCGACCGCGGCCACGCCGTCGCCGACGTGGCAGACCTTGGTCACCGCCAGGGCGTTCTCGTCGGGCGTCCACGGGATGACGCCGTACGGCGTCGGCAGGTCGGCGCCGGTGATGACCGCGTGGACCCCAGGCAGCGCCAGGGCCGGCGCGGGATCGATCGCGATGATGCGCGCGTGGGCGTGGGGCGAGCGCTTGATGCGCCCGTGCAGCATGCCGGGCAGCTTGAGATCGTCGGTGTAGCGCGCGACGCCCCGCATGCGATCGACCGCGTCGATCTTGCGGTGGGCGCGACCGACCTGGTGGCCCGCGACCGCGCGGGCCTCGTCGCGGCCGTCGCCGACCTTGCGGAAGTCAGCCACCGTCGCCCTCGCCGGGGTCGGCGCTGGCGGCGACCACCGCGTCGAGGATCCGGGTGTAGCCGGTGCACCGGCACAGGTTGCCGGCCAGGGCGGCGGCGGCCTCGTCGCGGGTGACGGGGCGACCGGCGGCGCGCAGGAACGCCTCGGCGGCCATGACGATGCCCGGGGTGCAGAACCCGCACTGCGCCGCGACCGCGTGGTCGAACGCATCGAACAGCGGGTGCAAGGTCGGTCCGCGCAGGCCCTCGACCGTGGTCACCGCGCGACCGTCGACCTGGCGGGCCAGGACCACGCACGACGGCACGGGGCGGCCATCGAGCTGCACCGTGCACGCGCCGCAGTCGCCCTTGTCGCAGCCCTGCTTGGTGCCGATCAGATCGAGCCGGTAGCGGAGGACCTCGAGCAAGGTCCAGTGGGCGGGGGTGGCGACCGTGACCGGCTCGCCGTTGAGCGTGAAGCGCACCAGGCTGGTGTCATCGTCCATCGGACGTCCTCCCTTCGGCGAGCCCAGGCGGGGCGGTCATGGGCGATGCCAGATCCGCGCCGGGGCGCTGCCGATGACCCTCGTCAACTCGAGGGTGCGGACGCGCCCCACGCGCCCCATGCGCCTGGTGACGCGGCACGCCGCGCGCAAGCTTCGCGCGGCTCGTGCGCCGGTGCGCGCAAGGCGTGCGTGGATTCGCGGGGCGGCCCCTATCCCGGTGCGCAGTTGCCGCGCGATCCGGTCGGCCCACGGCCTGCAAGCCACTACCACATGACGCCGATCAAGCCCGGGGAGATCAGCAGCTGCTCGGCGTGTCCCTGCGGCCAGGCCGCCGGCGTCCGCTACGGTGGTCGCTGTCCCCTGGTGGATCGCAAGCGCCGGACCGACGAGATGATCTACCTGGAGGGCGACGCGGTGTCGTCGGTCTGGTTCGTCAAGCGCGGCACGGTGGTCCTGTCGCGGACCACCAGCGACGGCGCTGATCACGCCCACACCGTCCGGGCGGCCGGGACCTTCATCGGGCTGGAGGCGCTGATCCAGGGCACCTACGCCGACACCGCCCGCACCACCGCGCCGACCGTGCTGTGCGGCATCAGCCGGACCGGGCTCGACGCCTGGTTCGGGCCGCGCGGGACCCCGGCGCGCATGGCGCTCGAGCTGACGCTCGCGGCCGGGTGCGCAGCGCCGGTGCGCTCGGCGGCGTCGGACGGCACGTCGATCCAGCGCGTCGCCCGGTGGATCCTGACCAGCGGCGACGAGCAGCCGGTGCCGCGCACGGTCATGGCCTCGCTGCTCGGGATGGTGCCCGAGACGCTGTCGCGGGCCCTGGCGCAGCTCGACGCCGACGGCGCGATCGCCGTGACCCGGCGCGCGGTCACCGTCCGTGATCGCGCCGCGCTCGAGCAGCGCGCGCGCTGAGCTCGTGGCGCGCGGGTCGCGCGGAAGGCGCGGGTCGCGCGGAAGGCGCGGGTCGCGCGGAAGGCGCGCGGCGGTCGTGGCGCGCGTGGCGCACCTGGCGCGCGGATGACGCATGACGCGCAGATGGCGCGTGGCGCGCGCGCGCAGATGACGCGTGGCGGTCGTGCCCCGCGTGGTGTTCATGGCGCGAGCATGACGCGCGGCGGTCGTGCCCCGGGTGGTGTTCTTGGCGCGCGGGTCGTTCACGGCGTGCGCACGACGGCCTCGAGCTCGTCGTCGGTGAGGATCCGATCCTGGCGCTTGGCGTGCGCGAGCACCCGGCCGACCAGCTCGTCGGTGGCCGGGTAGCCGTGGTGCCGCAGCCACCACGCGGCGTTGGCGCGGCCGCTGTAGTGACCGACCGCGATCTCCTGGGTCCGACCGAACCGGCGCGCCGGCACCGACGAGTACACCCGATCGGCGAGGTCGAGATCGCCCGAGGCCTCGGCCTTGGCCACGGCCGCGGCGTGGACGCCGGTCGCGGTCCGGAACACGTCGCGGCCCGCCAGCGGGTACGACGCCGGGATCGGCACGCCGGTGGCCACGCTGATCTGCGTGACGTAGTCGACCAGGCACGACACGTCGTGGCGGGCCGGATCGAGCAGGCCGAGCAGGTGCAAGTTGAGCAAGATCAGATCGAGCGGGGCGTTGCCGGCGCGCTCGCCCAGGCCCAGGCCGCAGCCGTGGACCCGGTCGACGCCGCACTCGAGCGCGGCCAGCGAGTTGACCAGCGCGTGGCCGCGATCGTCGTGGCCGTGCCAGTCGACCGCGACCCGGTCGGCGACGTCGAGCGCGCGCAGCACGCCGCGGGTGAAGTTGACCAGGCTGCGCACGCCCTCGGGCGTGGCGTGGCCGCAGGTGTCGCACAGCACCAGCCGGCTGGCGCCGGCGTCGATCGCCGCGCGGAACAGCGTGTCGAGCGCGGTCGGGTGGCTGCGGCTGGTGTCCTCGGTGACGAACGACGCCGGCAGGCCGGCGGCCACGACCGCGCCGATCGCGGTCCGGGTGTGCGCGACCAGCTGGGCCAGGTCCCAGCCCTCGACGATGCTGCGGATCGGGCTCGAGCCGATGAACACCGTCACCTCGATGGCCATGCCGGCCTGCTGCGACAGGTCGAGGATCGGCGTGATGTCGGCCAGGACCGTGCGCGCGGCGCAGTTGGGCGTGAGCGGGAGCCGCTCGGCGTCGATGGTCCGCAGGAGCGCGAGCACGTCGGTGCGCGCGCGCTGGCCGGCGCCGGGCAGGCCGAGGTCGACCGCGTCGATCCCGAGCCGCGCCATCAGCCGCAGGAGCGCCTGCTTCTGCTCGATCGAGGGGTCGCGCACCGACGGCGCCTGCAGGCCGTCGCGGAAGGTCTCGTCGAGCAGCCCCGGCGGCTTGCGCACCGCCGGCCGGGCGCGGTCCTTCTCGTTCCAGTCGTAGATGCGGCTGGTCGGATCGTCGCGGTCGACCTGCAGCATGGCAAACCTCGGGCGGCGGTCAGCCGCCGACGGTGAGCGGCGCCGCGCCCAGGGCAGTCGGCGTCAGGGTGGAGCCCGCGGCCAGCTTGCGCCGACGGAACGCGCCCCACAGCGCGGCGCCGATCGCGCCGGCGTGGGCCGACAGCGGGTGGGTCAGGACCTCGGTCTCGGCGCCGCTGTCGTTGAGCCGCTCGCGCAGGGTCGCCATCAGGCCGGCGTTGCCGGCCAGGCCGCCGGTGACCATGACCGGCGTGCCGCCCTTGGCCGCGCGCAGGAGCTTGACCAGGCGGATCGCGACCGACTCGTGGATGCCGCGCAGGATCTCGGCGGTCGAGATGCCGCGCGAGACCATGTTGATCACGTCGGTCTCGGCCAGCACCGCGCAGATGCCCGAGACCGGCTCGGGCCGCGCCGCCGTCATCGCCAGCGCGCCGACCTCGTCGAGGCGGACGCCGAGGTAGCGCGCGATGTTCTCGATGAACTGGCCGGTGCCGGCCGCGCACTGCGAGGTCATGCGCGACGCCAGCACCCGGGCCCGGGGATCGATCACGATCGCCCGCGCCCACAGCGCGCCGACGTCGAGCACCGAGCGGGCCCGGGGCTCCAGGAACAAGCCGCCGCGGGCGTGGCAGGTCATGCCGTAGAAGTGGCCGGTGCGGACGCCCTCGGCGACGTCGCCGTCGCCGGTCGACGCGATGTAGGCCAGGTCGCCTTCGTCGACCTTGGCCGTGGCCAGCGCGCTGCGCAGCGCCGCGGCCAGCACCGCCTGGGGCGCGCGCCGCCGGATGCGCTCGAGGTGGGTGGCGCGGAGCTCGGCGCCGCGGTCGGCGTCGTCATCGAGGATGACGACCTTGATCGCGCTCGAGCCGACGTCGATGCCACAGGTGGTCAGGCGTTGCATCCGGCACACTCCTTGGCGTCGGGCAGGTCCTCGGCCGGCACCCCGCGTCGGGCGAACAGGGCCGCGCCGAGCGCGCCGGTGTAGATCGAGTCGGCGTGGACGTTGATCGTGCGCGGGCCGTAGTGGGTCCGGACCATGTCGTCGAGCGCGTTGACCGCGGCCTGGTTGCGCGCGACCCCGCCGGTGAACGTGAGCTGATCGGTGACCCCGCCCGAGCGGGCCAAGAGGCTCATCGCCCGGGTGATGATCGCGCGGTGCAGGCCGCTCAGCACGTCCTCGCGCTTCTCGCCGACCGCGAGCAGGTCGCGGATCTCGGTGCCCGCGAAGACGGTGCAGGTCGAGGTGATCCGCGACGGCCGCTTCGAGGTCAGCGCCAGCGGCCCGAGCTCGTGCAGGCCGAGCTGCAGCTCGTCGGCGATGTAGCCCAGGTAGCGGCCGCAGCCGGCCGCGCACCGATCGTTCATCTGGAAGGACGTCACCAGGCCGTGCCCGTCGACCTGGATCGCCTTGGTGTCCTGGCCGCCGATGTCGAGCACGGTCCGGGTCGCGGGCAGCATCGCGTGGGCGCCGAGGCCGTGGCACAGGATCTCCGAGCGGATGCACTCGCGCGGGAACGGCAGCCGGGCCCGGCCGTAGCCGGTGCCGACGAACCCGACCACGTCGAACGTCGCCGCGCCGGCGTCGCGCCCGGCCGCCAGCGCCGCGGCCCGCCGGTCGCCGGTCAGGCCCGCGTGCGCGACCGCGGCCGCGAACACGTCGTCGAACGGCAGGTCGATGAGCTGGTTCTCGGCGTCGAGGATCGCGCGGTCGTAGACGCCGAGCACGCGCTCGAAGTCGACGCCGGCGCGCGCGCTCTGCTCCTCGGCCAGCGCGTGGAAGCGGGCGCCGACGATGTCGCGGAAGAACGAGCCGCGGCTGCGCGCGGTGGCGTTGAACAGCTGGCTGGCCTCGTCGACCATGCGCGCCAGGATCACGTCGACCGCGGGCGCGAGGCGCGGGCCCTCGCCCGGGATCGCGGCGGCGGTGGCGCGGCACGACTGGCGCAGGGCGTCGAGCCGGGCCAGGTCAGCGCTGACCCAGAACGCCTCGGCGATCGCGGCGCCGTCGGGGCCGAGCAGGCGCAGCGCCAGGGCCAGGCGCGCGTCGGTCATCGCGTCGCGGCGGGCGATCTCGACCGCGACGTCGTAGTTGGAGCGGGTGTTGGTGATGCCGCGGCCGACGACGTGCTCGTCGCCGTCGACCAGCACGGCCTTGCTCGTGGTCGAGCCGAGATCGACGCCGAGGTAGAGCTTCACGGCACCACCTCGAGGTGGACGCGCGCGGGCGCGGGCGGCGTCGGGATCGAGCCGCCGGTGCGGCGGGCGTGGAGCATCTGCAGGTACGACTCGATGCGGTTCTTGATGTTGGCCTGGCCGTAGTAGCGGGCGTCGACGAGGTCGGACTCGATGAAGCCGCCGGGCACGCCGGTCAGGCGCTCGACCTCGCGCAGCATGTGGAGCTGGCCGGCCGAGAACGAGTTGCAGCTCTTGACCGAGTGGATCACGAAGCCGTCGGCCTCGTACTCCTTGACCATGTCGGCCAGGATCTGGCTGCGCCGCGGCAGCGGCAGGTTGGTGTAACAGGACAGGCAGTAGTCGGCGAGCGACTCGAGCGGGTTGGCTGGGTCGTGCAGGAAGCCGCGCTCGTAGGTGCCGCCGACCTGGGTGTAGGTCGAGGCCACGCACACCGCGCCCTCGTCGTAGAAGATCTTCCAGAAGTCCCGGAACGAGGTCCAGTTGGGCGGCCCCTCGACCACGAGCCGGAACTGCTCGTCGCCGAGCGTGCCCTCGGGCGTGATCGGACCGGCGCCGGCGGCCAGCCGCTCCTCGACCTCGCCCCGCAGCATCGCGTAGTACCGGCACGCGTCCTCGCTGCCGCGGAACGACGTGAAGATCGGGCCGATGTAGTAGACGCCGCCGAAGTAGGCGTCGATCGGCGACGGCCGGTGCTTGGCCGAGCGGAAGACCCAGGCCAGGTCCTCCTCGGCCCGGCGCGAGTTGGCCAGCAGCGCGCGCAGCTTGTCGAGGTCGAGCCGCTTGCCGGTGACCTTCTCGAGCTTGGGGATGACCTCGCGCTGGAGCTGCTCGACCACGTAGGCGCGCATGGCCGGGGTGACGACGCCGTCGCCGACGTACGGCACGTGCAGCATCGCCACCTCGCACTGGTACTGCTCGCGCAACAGCTCGAACCACTTCATGAACGTGAAGCAGCCGGTGAACGACAGGAGCAGCAGGTCGGGCGGCGGGATGGTGTCACCGGTGGGCCCGACGTTGCCCTTGGCCAGCATGCCGAGGTCGCACTTGACGTAGCTGCAGACGTCCTCGGAGTGGCCGCCGCGCTCGGCCTCGCGGATGAAGCCGCTCGAGCGCTGGCGCATCGCCGACTGCAGCGCGTTGACCTCCGGGTACACCGGGGCCACGTCGAACGCCGCCATCAGCTCGGCCAGGTTGCCGGGGACGAACGTGTAGACCACCGGCCGGCCCTCGTCCTTGGCCCGGCTGAGCCGCGCGAAGTACCCGGCGAGCAGGTCCTTCTGCGCGTCCATCGAGGCTTCCTTCTTGATCATGCGGTCCCCCACAGCTTGACGGAGTCGGCGAAGGTGCCGGCCTGCTCGCGGATCGCCTGGAACTGGCCGGTGTTCTCGGCGTACTTGAACGACGTGTACGGGATGTTGCGCTGGTCGAGCACGCGGGTCAGGC from the Myxococcales bacterium genome contains:
- a CDS encoding molybdopterin-dependent oxidoreductase — translated: MADFRKVGDGRDEARAVAGHQVGRAHRKIDAVDRMRGVARYTDDLKLPGMLHGRIKRSPHAHARIIAIDPAPALALPGVHAVITGADLPTPYGVIPWTPDENALAVTKVCHVGDGVAAVAAVDEDTAIAAVDAIVVSYQPLPAIFDPVAALASTDEPINPYAKHGNLSKHVDLAFGDVDGALAGSALVLDTEFHFEGSTHAALEPHCALATVDGHGVLTVWSATQVSHYLHRELAKVLGWPAHRLRVIQPPVGGAFGGKSEPFDLEFCAALLAVRTGRPVKFLYTREEVFLAHRGRHPMAMHYKTGFDRDGRITAVDARTVIDGGAYSSFGLVTTYYSGQLLGAPYLLPAFRFDSTRAYTNKPACGPKRGHGSVQPRFALESQLDMAAVELGVDPIELRRRNFLGADARTINQFAVGSCGFLECLDRVEAGSGWRARRARLPYGRGLGVAGSTYISGTNYCIYPTELPQAAVQITLDRSGRARIFTGANDIGQGSSTMVAVIAAEELGLDLADIRVVAADSDLCPVDLGAYSSRVTLMVGNACLAAARALRGQVAGAVARRWQLAPGQVGLVARAAIDLTDPARRCSLTEAFQWAEADHGLLTAAGSYDTPRDRHGDYRGGTIGASPAYSFTAHVAEVEVDVATGEVRVVEVWAAHDCGKALSPSIVAGQIEGSVYMGLAEALMEAHTVDGAHGGVVAAPSLLDYRMPTALDTPAIHALIVEHPDAQGPYGAKEAGEGPLHPIIPAIASAIYDAIGVRLTRTPFAPPQVLAALTDRAAREAAGALAPHKRREVG
- a CDS encoding Crp/Fnr family transcriptional regulator, encoding MTPIKPGEISSCSACPCGQAAGVRYGGRCPLVDRKRRTDEMIYLEGDAVSSVWFVKRGTVVLSRTTSDGADHAHTVRAAGTFIGLEALIQGTYADTARTTAPTVLCGISRTGLDAWFGPRGTPARMALELTLAAGCAAPVRSAASDGTSIQRVARWILTSGDEQPVPRTVMASLLGMVPETLSRALAQLDADGAIAVTRRAVTVRDRAALEQRAR
- a CDS encoding B12-binding domain-containing radical SAM protein, with the translated sequence MRILLAHPAFPITYWGFQHALPIIAKRATLPPLGLITVAAHLPASAEVRLIDLAVTPLDDAALAWADVVLIGGMRIQLPSMLELIARARRLGRRTIVGGPAATTAPDDLAAADVVFCGEVEGRDDELWQAITGVTDGVVPAPSARPALAQTRLPRYDLLDLTAYASMSVQYSRGCPFRCEFCDVIEIFGRVPRVKAPAQVLAELDALDQLGWRGTVFLVDDNFIGNRREVATLLPALTAWQVAHDWPLALYTEASVDLAGEPDLVRGMVGAGFGAVFLGIETPSEEALRGVGKTQNLRMAPAEAVAILARGGLEVMSGFIVGFDSDDLSALAAQRRFLAAAPIPLAMVGLLTALPGTALWRRLAQAGRLRTSGGGDQYAHTNFVPIMDERALLTGYADLLAEIYSPDAYLARCLAHLALAPTPTARVRAGGARIAARAVWQLGVRGGRRRQFWQLLGAAIRKSPAFTSWAIEKAIQGEHLIRYTAEQVVPRIRAAAEAIPRPTEVAVDLPVPPGPRDRARPRPAPTA
- the bcrB gene encoding benzoyl-CoA reductase subunit B — encoded protein: MIKKEASMDAQKDLLAGYFARLSRAKDEGRPVVYTFVPGNLAELMAAFDVAPVYPEVNALQSAMRQRSSGFIREAERGGHSEDVCSYVKCDLGMLAKGNVGPTGDTIPPPDLLLLSFTGCFTFMKWFELLREQYQCEVAMLHVPYVGDGVVTPAMRAYVVEQLQREVIPKLEKVTGKRLDLDKLRALLANSRRAEEDLAWVFRSAKHRPSPIDAYFGGVYYIGPIFTSFRGSEDACRYYAMLRGEVEERLAAGAGPITPEGTLGDEQFRLVVEGPPNWTSFRDFWKIFYDEGAVCVASTYTQVGGTYERGFLHDPANPLESLADYCLSCYTNLPLPRRSQILADMVKEYEADGFVIHSVKSCNSFSAGQLHMLREVERLTGVPGGFIESDLVDARYYGQANIKNRIESYLQMLHARRTGGSIPTPPAPARVHLEVVP
- a CDS encoding 2-isopropylmalate synthase, yielding MLQVDRDDPTSRIYDWNEKDRARPAVRKPPGLLDETFRDGLQAPSVRDPSIEQKQALLRLMARLGIDAVDLGLPGAGQRARTDVLALLRTIDAERLPLTPNCAARTVLADITPILDLSQQAGMAIEVTVFIGSSPIRSIVEGWDLAQLVAHTRTAIGAVVAAGLPASFVTEDTSRSHPTALDTLFRAAIDAGASRLVLCDTCGHATPEGVRSLVNFTRGVLRALDVADRVAVDWHGHDDRGHALVNSLAALECGVDRVHGCGLGLGERAGNAPLDLILLNLHLLGLLDPARHDVSCLVDYVTQISVATGVPIPASYPLAGRDVFRTATGVHAAAVAKAEASGDLDLADRVYSSVPARRFGRTQEIAVGHYSGRANAAWWLRHHGYPATDELVGRVLAHAKRQDRILTDDELEAVVRTP
- a CDS encoding benzoyl-CoA reductase subunit D, translated to MQRLTTCGIDVGSSAIKVVILDDDADRGAELRATHLERIRRRAPQAVLAAALRSALATAKVDEGDLAYIASTGDGDVAEGVRTGHFYGMTCHARGGLFLEPRARSVLDVGALWARAIVIDPRARVLASRMTSQCAAGTGQFIENIARYLGVRLDEVGALAMTAARPEPVSGICAVLAETDVINMVSRGISTAEILRGIHESVAIRLVKLLRAAKGGTPVMVTGGLAGNAGLMATLRERLNDSGAETEVLTHPLSAHAGAIGAALWGAFRRRKLAAGSTLTPTALGAAPLTVGG
- a CDS encoding benzoyl-CoA reductase subunit A, whose product is MKLYLGVDLGSTTSKAVLVDGDEHVVGRGITNTRSNYDVAVEIARRDAMTDARLALALRLLGPDGAAIAEAFWVSADLARLDALRQSCRATAAAIPGEGPRLAPAVDVILARMVDEASQLFNATARSRGSFFRDIVGARFHALAEEQSARAGVDFERVLGVYDRAILDAENQLIDLPFDDVFAAAVAHAGLTGDRRAAALAAGRDAGAATFDVVGFVGTGYGRARLPFPRECIRSEILCHGLGAHAMLPATRTVLDIGGQDTKAIQVDGHGLVTSFQMNDRCAAGCGRYLGYIADELQLGLHELGPLALTSKRPSRITSTCTVFAGTEIRDLLAVGEKREDVLSGLHRAIITRAMSLLARSGGVTDQLTFTGGVARNQAAVNALDDMVRTHYGPRTINVHADSIYTGALGAALFARRGVPAEDLPDAKECAGCNA
- a CDS encoding FAD binding domain-containing protein, producing MLRLPRLRVVSPTRIDDALAALAEPGARALAGGTDLLPNLKHRLAAPTVLVDLGRLPLRHVAEVDGELRVGAGVILADLAAHPLVRARAPSLALAAGRVAGPTLRNLATLGGNLHADTRCRYVNQTALWRDALGGCLKSHGDRCHVVPGGQQCVAALSSDCVPVLISLDAQLVLRGRGGERTIALVDYYRADGTAHTARAPGELATEVRIPIAPGPRRATYVKWTVRRSIDFPLISIALAFDLTADLPDAMITRARVVVGALAATPRVLRKTDAVCGQPLSAPATADVLAELIARQCRPLPNLPYDPDYRHQVLPVHLRRGLATLIAGAT
- a CDS encoding (2Fe-2S)-binding protein translates to MDDDTSLVRFTLNGEPVTVATPAHWTLLEVLRYRLDLIGTKQGCDKGDCGACTVQLDGRPVPSCVVLARQVDGRAVTTVEGLRGPTLHPLFDAFDHAVAAQCGFCTPGIVMAAEAFLRAAGRPVTRDEAAAALAGNLCRCTGYTRILDAVVAASADPGEGDGG